The proteins below come from a single Pyramidobacter porci genomic window:
- a CDS encoding biotin--[acetyl-CoA-carboxylase] ligase, producing MTTRDEVLGILMRSQGRYVSGEELARRLSLSRNAVWRAVKSLRDEGCSIDAATRRGYCLTGTPDLLSPQAVEKHFSRRAPCWDVEIRKTVTSTNTVLKEMAEGGAPEGKILVAVEQTAGKGRMNRRFYSPAGSGVYMSLLLRPSCGPAESLYITTAAAVAVAEAVESVAGGEVRIKWVNDVYLRGKKACGILTEAAFDMETKRLAYAVLGIGVNMRPPAGGFPDELEPIVTSVFGEADYDPEKRNRIVAEIVERFWRFYENLGEKPFLKGYRDRSFLTGKDVYVVSGAERRPARALDIDDEFRLHVRYEDSADEYLQSGEVSVKPRGTA from the coding sequence ATGACGACGAGAGACGAAGTGCTGGGGATCCTTATGCGTTCGCAGGGGCGATACGTTTCGGGCGAAGAGCTGGCCCGCCGCCTTTCGCTCAGCCGCAACGCGGTCTGGCGGGCGGTGAAGTCGCTGCGGGACGAAGGCTGCTCTATCGACGCCGCGACGCGGCGCGGCTACTGCCTGACGGGCACGCCCGACCTGCTGTCGCCGCAGGCGGTCGAAAAGCATTTTTCGCGCCGGGCCCCTTGCTGGGACGTCGAAATCCGCAAAACCGTGACCAGCACCAACACGGTGCTCAAGGAAATGGCCGAAGGCGGCGCGCCGGAGGGGAAGATCCTCGTCGCCGTGGAGCAGACGGCCGGAAAAGGGCGCATGAACCGCCGCTTTTATTCCCCCGCCGGCAGCGGCGTTTACATGAGCCTGCTGCTGCGCCCGTCGTGCGGGCCTGCGGAATCGCTGTACATCACCACGGCGGCCGCGGTCGCCGTGGCGGAGGCTGTCGAGAGCGTCGCGGGGGGGGAAGTACGGATCAAATGGGTCAACGACGTCTATCTGCGCGGCAAAAAAGCGTGCGGCATCCTCACCGAAGCGGCTTTCGACATGGAGACGAAACGCCTCGCCTACGCGGTGCTCGGCATCGGCGTCAACATGCGCCCGCCCGCGGGGGGCTTCCCCGACGAGTTGGAGCCGATCGTGACCAGCGTCTTCGGCGAAGCGGATTACGATCCCGAGAAGCGCAACCGGATCGTGGCCGAAATCGTCGAACGCTTCTGGCGCTTCTACGAAAATCTGGGCGAAAAACCGTTCCTGAAAGGCTATCGGGACCGTTCGTTCCTGACGGGCAAGGACGTTTACGTCGTCAGCGGGGCGGAGCGCCGCCCGGCGCGCGCGCTGGACATCGACGACGAGTTCCGGCTGCACGTGCGCTACGAGGACAGCGCCGACGAATATCTGCAGTCCGGCGAGGTTTCCGTGAAGCCCCGCGGCACAGCATAA
- the pgsW gene encoding poly-gamma-glutamate system protein, whose product MKLAELEEYKKRQRAAVRRNRLLLLALAAVSAALWFWAGGGSSVQERKLMSSVREAQNFLYDLRVSRGSEFEKEDDPYRTGFIGLEWSPLSTTLGALEAKRTACDPRWSVVVRRWMESLNVQPGDCVAVYSSSSFPGMAFNVLKALESLGARPLLVVSLGSSTWGANDPRFPWPTLEKELRAAGFLRTQAYAYTPGGGRDVGGGLPPEALELLRAAADENRVPLVVKDSLEEVIQWKVDLLAQHHAKALVSIGGSESNLGPGNDILRLRPGLHRSGSAGSGVIGRALQAGYPVVHLLNVKGLAAANGVPFDAPPGAVFHGARSLWASLACLAAFVAVMAVYKRWSF is encoded by the coding sequence ATGAAGCTGGCCGAGCTTGAAGAATACAAAAAGCGCCAGCGCGCCGCCGTCCGGCGCAACCGGCTGCTTCTGCTGGCGCTGGCCGCCGTTTCGGCCGCGCTCTGGTTCTGGGCCGGCGGCGGATCGTCGGTTCAGGAGCGGAAGCTGATGAGCTCCGTGCGCGAGGCGCAGAATTTTTTGTACGATCTGCGCGTCAGTCGCGGCAGCGAGTTCGAAAAAGAGGACGATCCCTACCGGACAGGGTTCATCGGCCTGGAATGGAGCCCCCTCAGCACGACGCTCGGCGCGCTCGAAGCGAAACGCACGGCCTGCGACCCGCGCTGGTCGGTAGTGGTGCGCCGCTGGATGGAATCGCTTAACGTGCAGCCCGGCGACTGCGTGGCCGTCTATTCGTCGTCGTCGTTCCCGGGCATGGCCTTCAACGTTTTGAAAGCTCTGGAATCGCTCGGCGCGCGGCCGCTGCTCGTGGTCTCGCTGGGCTCGTCGACTTGGGGCGCCAACGATCCGCGCTTTCCCTGGCCGACGCTCGAGAAGGAACTGCGCGCGGCCGGTTTCCTGCGCACGCAGGCGTACGCCTACACGCCCGGCGGCGGCCGTGACGTCGGCGGCGGCCTCCCGCCGGAGGCGCTGGAACTCTTGCGGGCCGCGGCCGACGAAAACCGCGTGCCGCTGGTCGTCAAGGATTCCCTCGAAGAGGTGATCCAATGGAAAGTGGATCTGCTCGCGCAGCATCATGCGAAAGCGCTCGTCAGCATCGGCGGCTCGGAGAGCAACCTCGGCCCCGGCAACGACATTTTGCGCCTGCGCCCCGGCCTGCACCGCTCCGGCAGCGCCGGCAGCGGCGTGATCGGCCGGGCGCTGCAGGCCGGTTATCCGGTCGTGCACCTGCTGAACGTCAAGGGGCTGGCCGCCGCCAACGGCGTGCCGTTCGACGCGCCGCCCGGCGCGGTTTTTCACGGCGCGCGCAGCCTCTGGGCTTCGCTGGCCTGCCTCGCGGCGTTCGTCGCCGTCATGGCGGTTTACAAAAGATGGAGTTTTTAA
- a CDS encoding poly-gamma-glutamate biosynthesis protein PgsC/CapC codes for MNDLGILTIGIGIAVSMICDWRTGYGSGGLVSAGTIALTLYSPLRVGVSLLAALLIWPLLEFAVRRWGLHGRARVGWAMLMALAFRLAAGNFVQPLPWLGWVIPGLIAADIQRQGVVETLSALTAVSVLTAFASQWLFRLGGALS; via the coding sequence GTGAACGATCTCGGCATTCTCACGATTGGCATCGGCATCGCCGTCTCCATGATCTGCGATTGGCGCACCGGATACGGCAGCGGCGGGCTCGTTTCCGCGGGAACGATCGCGCTGACGCTGTACAGCCCGCTCCGCGTCGGCGTCAGCCTGCTCGCCGCGCTGCTGATCTGGCCGCTTCTCGAATTCGCCGTCAGGCGCTGGGGCCTGCACGGCCGCGCCCGCGTCGGCTGGGCCATGCTGATGGCTCTGGCGTTTCGCCTGGCCGCCGGGAACTTCGTGCAACCGCTGCCGTGGCTGGGCTGGGTCATCCCCGGCCTGATCGCCGCCGACATCCAGCGCCAGGGCGTCGTGGAGACGCTTTCGGCGCTGACGGCCGTTTCCGTGCTGACGGCGTTCGCGTCGCAGTGGCTGTTCCGGCTGGGAGGCGCGCTGTCATGA
- a CDS encoding Mur ligase family protein, giving the protein MPAAIRVAVTGSRGKSGVVRLIHAALRGCGRRAYGRITGVVPRELGPDSERSILRPSGANISEMKWWLRSLPADAEAVVLENSAVSPELQGLCALWLKPAVTVLTNVRPDHEAFWGPGEPNVLRALSRALPRGSVVAVPAELAENPAMRLLAEEKNLTVLPAQKLPGLPPHLSANMGLALAACRFCGLDEGLCLEAMKNLPPDLADFRVLGVGGGELAFAFSANDVVTTEELFRSTGWRREETGVLFNHRSDRVDRFRCFEGWMREHPWREVLIIGDRPPRARLRCDFWRGGDVNALARRLDGARWMGCGNTVYGLPLTLKLTAEEGGLHL; this is encoded by the coding sequence ATGCCCGCTGCCATTCGCGTCGCCGTCACGGGCAGCCGCGGCAAAAGCGGCGTCGTCCGCCTGATTCACGCGGCGCTGCGCGGCTGCGGCCGGCGCGCTTACGGACGCATCACCGGCGTCGTGCCGCGCGAACTGGGCCCCGATTCGGAGCGCTCGATCCTGCGCCCCAGCGGCGCCAACATCTCCGAGATGAAATGGTGGCTGCGCTCGCTTCCCGCCGACGCCGAAGCCGTCGTTTTGGAAAACAGCGCCGTCTCGCCGGAGCTGCAGGGCCTGTGCGCGCTGTGGCTGAAACCCGCCGTCACCGTGCTGACCAATGTCCGCCCCGACCACGAAGCCTTTTGGGGGCCGGGGGAGCCCAACGTGCTGCGGGCGTTGTCGCGCGCGCTGCCGCGCGGCAGCGTCGTCGCGGTCCCGGCGGAACTGGCGGAAAATCCCGCTATGCGGCTCCTCGCGGAAGAAAAAAATCTCACCGTCCTGCCGGCGCAAAAGCTCCCCGGCCTGCCGCCGCACCTCAGCGCCAACATGGGGCTGGCGCTGGCGGCGTGCCGTTTCTGCGGCCTCGACGAAGGACTCTGTCTCGAAGCCATGAAAAACCTGCCGCCCGATCTCGCGGATTTCCGCGTGCTCGGCGTCGGAGGGGGAGAGCTGGCTTTCGCGTTTTCGGCCAACGACGTCGTCACGACGGAAGAATTGTTTCGCTCCACGGGCTGGCGGCGGGAAGAGACGGGCGTCCTCTTCAACCACCGTTCCGACCGCGTCGACCGCTTCCGCTGCTTCGAGGGCTGGATGCGCGAACATCCCTGGCGCGAAGTGCTGATCATCGGCGACCGGCCGCCGCGCGCGCGGCTGCGCTGCGATTTCTGGCGCGGCGGCGACGTGAACGCACTGGCCCGCCGCCTTGACGGCGCGCGCTGGATGGGCTGCGGCAACACGGTCTACGGCTTGCCGCTGACGCTCAAACTGACCGCCGAAGAAGGAGGGCTTCACCTGTGA
- the rsfS gene encoding ribosome silencing factor: MNENIGKIQEEIVGALLDKKALDVVSMEVGAVTPLADGFIVASGNSDVHMSALVNAVTDCLDRLRADYRVEGAMSSQWTLIDAGDLVIHIFSVKAREFYKVERLWGDVPIQRYESRD, from the coding sequence ATGAACGAAAACATTGGCAAGATCCAGGAGGAGATCGTCGGCGCGCTCCTCGACAAAAAAGCGCTGGACGTGGTCTCGATGGAAGTCGGCGCGGTCACGCCGCTGGCCGACGGGTTCATCGTCGCCTCGGGCAACTCGGACGTTCACATGAGCGCGCTCGTCAACGCCGTCACCGATTGCCTCGACAGGCTGCGCGCGGATTACCGCGTCGAAGGCGCGATGAGCTCCCAGTGGACGCTGATCGACGCGGGCGACCTCGTGATCCATATTTTCAGCGTCAAAGCCCGCGAGTTTTACAAGGTGGAGCGCCTGTGGGGCGACGTGCCGATCCAGCGTTACGAGAGCCGCGACTAG
- a CDS encoding LCP family protein produces the protein MRRGSIILTVLIALAAFAVGATYRLYSLVTADVGEIKKTINFDERHGTVNVLVLGVDEVEAVHRSDTIILARIDIDRKTASIMSIPRDTRVSIKGRKQPQKLNHAYAFGGIELLRDTVINLTGVPVNYYLVLNYASFPKIVDAIGGVDIDVPRRMQYTDRAQNLHIDFAPGRRHMNGADGLKYVRFRHDSLGDIGRMKRQQEFAKAFLDKVRSPAILPRIPELIELVLAEIKTDIPVKTALQLAGQLKDMKLSNVRFFTMPGSTAYIDGLSYFVADLQRASQEMDPNSVLSADKDAKDRADPKDTDKPPAPKADAPAGGLPGDLSGIVSRFREPIAILNGTGTPGLGKQVTTLFERAGIAVAFTGNAKHADFRYCLVQYPEKGDPDLAKDLARLCGISEGLVRKANITYPAALVLGKNNSKDVMARIEALLAKRQ, from the coding sequence ATGAGACGCGGAAGCATAATCCTCACCGTGCTCATCGCGCTTGCCGCGTTCGCGGTCGGCGCCACTTACCGTTTGTATTCGCTCGTCACCGCGGACGTGGGGGAGATCAAAAAGACCATCAATTTCGACGAACGGCACGGCACGGTGAATGTCCTGGTCCTCGGCGTCGACGAGGTCGAAGCCGTGCACCGCTCCGACACGATCATCCTGGCCAGAATCGACATCGACCGCAAAACGGCCTCGATCATGTCGATCCCGCGAGACACGAGAGTTTCGATCAAGGGACGCAAGCAGCCGCAGAAACTCAATCACGCCTACGCTTTCGGCGGCATCGAGCTGCTGCGCGACACGGTGATCAACCTGACGGGAGTGCCCGTCAACTATTATCTGGTTTTGAACTACGCCTCCTTCCCGAAGATCGTCGACGCGATCGGCGGCGTGGATATCGACGTGCCGCGGCGGATGCAGTACACCGACCGCGCCCAGAATCTCCACATCGATTTCGCGCCGGGCAGGCGTCACATGAACGGCGCCGACGGGCTCAAATACGTGCGCTTCCGGCACGACAGCCTCGGGGACATCGGCCGCATGAAGCGCCAGCAGGAATTCGCCAAGGCCTTTCTCGACAAGGTGAGATCGCCGGCGATCCTGCCGCGGATCCCCGAGCTGATCGAACTCGTCCTTGCGGAAATAAAGACCGATATCCCCGTCAAGACGGCGTTGCAGCTCGCCGGGCAGCTGAAAGACATGAAGCTAAGCAACGTGCGTTTCTTTACGATGCCGGGTTCGACCGCCTACATCGACGGTCTGAGCTACTTTGTGGCGGACCTGCAGCGGGCGTCGCAGGAAATGGATCCCAACTCCGTTCTGAGCGCGGACAAGGACGCCAAGGACCGTGCGGATCCGAAAGACACGGACAAACCGCCGGCGCCCAAGGCGGACGCCCCCGCCGGCGGCTTGCCCGGCGACTTGAGCGGGATCGTCTCCCGTTTCAGAGAGCCGATCGCCATCCTCAACGGCACGGGCACGCCGGGACTGGGGAAACAGGTCACGACCTTATTCGAAAGGGCCGGCATCGCAGTCGCCTTTACCGGCAACGCCAAACACGCGGATTTCCGCTACTGCCTAGTCCAGTACCCGGAAAAAGGCGATCCCGACCTGGCCAAAGATCTGGCCAGACTGTGCGGCATTTCCGAAGGGCTCGTCCGCAAAGCGAACATCACCTATCCCGCGGCGCTGGTCCTCGGCAAGAACAACAGCAAAGACGTGATGGCGCGGATCGAAGCTCTGCTGGCGAAGCGGCAGTGA
- the nadD gene encoding nicotinate-nucleotide adenylyltransferase encodes MPAEEASVLRIGIMGGTFDPIHFGHLLAAQEALVRLSLREVIFVPTGNSYQKSYRSVTPAEERYMMTFLATLDNPKFSVSRLEIDREDPSHTVDTLREMRYWYADQAVEFFFITGIDALMSMDTWTEYEKIPELCTIVAANRPGYDYEHYNLGNLPEKVRSRVLRLEIPLLSISSTEIRHRVAAGENLRYLLPHPVEQYIYKRGLYKDEDPGRDVVLKK; translated from the coding sequence ATGCCGGCTGAGGAGGCGTCGGTGCTGCGTATCGGCATCATGGGCGGGACATTCGACCCCATCCATTTCGGCCACTTGCTGGCGGCGCAGGAGGCGCTCGTGAGGCTTTCTCTCCGCGAAGTCATTTTCGTCCCCACCGGGAATTCCTATCAGAAGTCCTACCGTTCCGTCACCCCCGCCGAAGAGCGCTATATGATGACGTTTTTGGCCACGCTCGACAATCCCAAATTCTCCGTTTCGCGCCTCGAGATCGACCGCGAGGATCCCAGCCATACCGTGGACACGCTGCGCGAAATGCGCTACTGGTACGCGGACCAGGCGGTCGAGTTCTTCTTCATCACCGGCATCGACGCGCTGATGAGCATGGACACCTGGACGGAATACGAGAAGATCCCCGAACTCTGCACGATCGTGGCCGCGAACCGCCCCGGCTACGATTACGAGCATTACAATCTCGGCAACCTTCCGGAAAAGGTGCGCTCGCGCGTCCTGCGCCTCGAGATCCCGCTGCTGTCCATTTCCAGCACGGAGATCCGCCACCGCGTCGCCGCCGGAGAAAACCTCAGGTATTTGCTGCCGCATCCAGTCGAGCAGTACATTTACAAGCGCGGCCTGTACAAAGACGAAGACCCTGGAAGGGATGTGGTCCTGAAAAAATGA
- the obgE gene encoding GTPase ObgE, protein MFSLKFVDLVRIHVKAGHGGDGCVSFRREKFVPKGGPDGGNGGDGGSVIVEAAQNLLTLADYQYTRRFAAERGVSGSGALCYGANGKDLTIYVPCGTVVYDAGTDAPLADLVEPGDRCVVARGGRGGKGNAHFASSQRRAPRFSEKGEAGEERDITFELKMIADVALVGLPNAGKSSLLKAISNANPKIAGYPFTTLTPNLGVLAVDDQKIILADVPGLIEGAHENKGLGLYFLRHIERTRVNVHVLDLSEGNFDTIVNQWHVVLDEFRHYGAGLAERPGIIALNKVDLLSDAGVVRQLREFFAGKGLRAIVTSALRGDGIEDLIDEIVKVVRANPRPKGSYRLYDAPLDVDSISSGKPRIVKEDEGVYRVVHPRIEKAVARYDFSQEEAPLRLLRLLRQFKVEDLLEEAGAAAGDTVNIGETSFTFEPERAL, encoded by the coding sequence GTGTTTTCCCTGAAATTTGTCGATCTCGTGCGGATCCATGTTAAAGCCGGCCATGGCGGCGACGGCTGCGTCAGCTTCCGGCGCGAAAAGTTCGTCCCCAAAGGCGGCCCCGACGGCGGCAACGGCGGCGACGGCGGCAGCGTCATCGTCGAAGCCGCGCAGAATCTGCTGACGCTCGCCGATTATCAGTACACGCGCCGTTTCGCCGCCGAACGCGGCGTGTCCGGCAGCGGCGCCCTGTGTTACGGCGCCAACGGCAAGGACTTGACCATCTACGTTCCCTGCGGCACAGTCGTTTACGACGCCGGCACCGACGCGCCGCTGGCCGATCTCGTCGAACCGGGCGATCGCTGCGTCGTCGCCAGGGGAGGCCGCGGCGGCAAAGGGAACGCCCATTTCGCCAGTTCGCAGCGGCGCGCCCCGCGCTTTTCGGAAAAAGGCGAAGCGGGCGAGGAACGGGACATCACATTCGAGCTGAAGATGATCGCCGACGTCGCCTTGGTCGGCCTTCCCAACGCCGGCAAGAGCAGTTTGCTCAAGGCCATCTCCAACGCCAATCCGAAGATCGCCGGCTATCCTTTCACGACCCTGACGCCCAATCTCGGCGTCCTCGCCGTCGACGACCAGAAGATCATCCTCGCCGACGTGCCCGGCCTGATCGAAGGCGCGCACGAAAACAAGGGACTGGGACTGTACTTCCTGCGCCATATCGAGCGGACGCGGGTCAATGTCCACGTGCTCGACCTTTCGGAAGGAAACTTCGATACCATCGTGAATCAGTGGCACGTCGTGCTCGACGAGTTCCGGCACTACGGGGCCGGACTGGCCGAGCGCCCCGGCATTATCGCCCTCAACAAGGTCGATCTGCTCTCCGACGCCGGCGTCGTGCGGCAGCTGCGGGAATTTTTCGCGGGCAAGGGGCTTCGGGCGATCGTCACCAGCGCACTTCGCGGCGACGGCATCGAGGATCTCATCGATGAAATCGTGAAAGTCGTCCGCGCCAATCCGCGCCCCAAGGGCTCGTATCGTCTCTACGACGCGCCGCTCGACGTCGATTCGATTTCCTCCGGCAAGCCCCGGATCGTCAAGGAGGACGAGGGCGTCTACCGCGTCGTCCATCCCCGCATCGAAAAAGCCGTGGCCCGCTACGACTTCAGCCAGGAAGAGGCGCCGCTGCGCCTGCTGCGCCTGCTGCGGCAGTTCAAGGTGGAAGATCTGCTCGAAGAAGCCGGCGCGGCGGCCGGCGACACGGTCAACATCGGCGAGACGTCCTTCACCTTCGAGCCGGAAAGGGCCTTGTGA
- the rpmA gene encoding 50S ribosomal protein L27, whose product MLFERMNLQFFAHKKGQGNSTNGRDSNPQYRGVKKSGGCVVKAGNILVRQCGTKFHPGANVGLGKDYTLFALKDGVVKFTTKGARKVVGVE is encoded by the coding sequence ATGCTTTTTGAAAGAATGAATCTGCAGTTTTTCGCTCATAAAAAAGGCCAGGGAAACAGCACCAACGGCCGCGATTCCAATCCCCAGTACCGGGGCGTGAAAAAGTCGGGGGGATGCGTCGTCAAGGCCGGCAACATCCTGGTCAGACAGTGCGGGACGAAGTTCCATCCCGGCGCGAACGTCGGACTCGGCAAAGATTACACGCTTTTTGCCCTCAAGGACGGCGTCGTCAAGTTTACTACAAAGGGTGCTCGAAAAGTCGTTGGAGTCGAGTAA
- a CDS encoding ribosomal-processing cysteine protease Prp, with protein sequence MTVIEVYRRGGVPTGLRVYGHSGRAESGTDVVCAAVSVLVQTLHIGLADVLGQNPKSEIDEKKASIELRWDDADAENVRVLSETIARALYETARSYGSYVKYVEVSL encoded by the coding sequence GTGACGGTTATCGAGGTTTATCGCCGCGGCGGCGTCCCGACCGGCCTGCGCGTTTACGGCCACAGCGGCCGCGCGGAGTCGGGGACCGACGTGGTGTGCGCCGCCGTCAGCGTCCTTGTGCAAACGCTGCATATCGGGCTGGCGGACGTCCTCGGGCAGAACCCGAAAAGTGAAATCGACGAAAAAAAAGCGTCGATCGAGCTGCGTTGGGACGACGCGGACGCTGAGAACGTGCGCGTTCTGTCCGAGACGATCGCCCGCGCCCTCTATGAAACGGCGCGGTCGTACGGAAGCTACGTCAAATATGTGGAGGTGTCTTTGTAA
- the rplU gene encoding 50S ribosomal protein L21, with protein sequence MYAIIETGGKQYRVAPGEKITVEKLGLEAGSPVTFDKVLLVGKDDGVSVGAPFVSGATVTGTVEAEGKAKKVIVFKYKNKTNQRRFRGHRQPFTVVTIDSVNAE encoded by the coding sequence ATGTACGCGATCATCGAAACAGGCGGCAAACAGTACAGAGTGGCTCCCGGCGAGAAAATCACGGTCGAGAAACTGGGCCTTGAAGCCGGTTCCCCCGTGACCTTCGACAAGGTGCTTCTGGTCGGCAAGGACGACGGCGTGTCCGTCGGCGCTCCCTTCGTGTCCGGCGCGACCGTGACGGGCACCGTGGAAGCGGAGGGCAAGGCTAAGAAAGTCATCGTCTTCAAGTACAAGAACAAGACCAACCAGCGCCGCTTCCGCGGCCATCGCCAGCCGTTCACGGTTGTGACGATCGACAGCGTCAACGCTGAGTGA
- the hpf gene encoding ribosome hibernation-promoting factor, HPF/YfiA family has product MEIRFLMKNVEVPADLKEYMEKKLSKMEKFFPRITDSQILVKMIKNTYITEVTANVNGVIMRGEEKDVDLRKSFDLGLKNLERRIRRHKEYLVDRAHLKTHDREFSFDDQPELDELPVGTIVKEKHFDLYPMTPDEAVMQMDLLEHSFYMFLNAESGKVNVVYKREAGGYGVLIPN; this is encoded by the coding sequence ATGGAGATTCGTTTTTTGATGAAAAATGTTGAAGTTCCTGCTGACCTCAAGGAGTATATGGAGAAGAAACTTTCCAAGATGGAAAAGTTTTTCCCGCGCATCACCGACAGCCAGATCCTCGTGAAGATGATCAAGAACACGTATATCACGGAAGTGACGGCCAACGTCAACGGCGTGATCATGCGCGGTGAAGAGAAGGACGTGGACCTGCGCAAGTCTTTCGATCTGGGGCTCAAGAACCTCGAGCGCCGCATTCGCCGACACAAGGAATATCTGGTGGATCGCGCCCATTTGAAGACGCACGACCGGGAATTCTCCTTCGACGATCAGCCGGAGCTTGACGAGCTCCCCGTCGGGACGATCGTCAAGGAAAAACACTTCGATCTCTATCCGATGACGCCCGATGAAGCCGTGATGCAGATGGATCTTCTCGAACATTCCTTCTACATGTTCCTCAACGCCGAAAGCGGCAAGGTCAACGTCGTTTACAAACGCGAGGCCGGCGGATACGGAGTCCTGATCCCGAATTGA
- a CDS encoding pyridoxal phosphate-dependent aminotransferase: MSLSLSKKAMNLKPSATLAVGALAKEMKREGKPVISFSQGEPDFTSPRAVLEAGHDAINKGYTHYTPSNGIAELREAVCAYYKKHFGLEYAANDVLVGAGAKPVLYCALAAILDDGDEVVVPAPAWVSYVEQIRLCGGKEVLVECGDTGNVPTLERLKAAITPKTKCILLNSPNNPTGAVYNAETMKGIAQLALDHDLIIINDEIYERLVYGDAKFSEIVALCPAVKDRTIIVNGVSKAFAMTGWRIGYALGPSKYIKAMGSIQGHLTSNACSIAQYAALGGLKDADDVDVEVMRKAFSARRELVFSLLDKIPGISYTRPDGAFYVLIDLKGLLGKTHNGVALADDAAFCSDLLKSKYVAVTPGSAFFADGTMRIAYANSEDDIREGLRRFAEYVAEIK, translated from the coding sequence ATGTCACTGTCTCTGTCGAAGAAAGCCATGAACCTGAAGCCTTCCGCCACGCTCGCCGTGGGGGCCCTCGCCAAGGAAATGAAGCGCGAAGGAAAGCCGGTTATTTCCTTCAGCCAGGGAGAGCCCGATTTCACGTCGCCCCGTGCCGTGCTCGAAGCGGGGCATGACGCCATCAACAAAGGCTATACGCATTATACCCCCAGCAACGGCATTGCCGAGCTGCGCGAAGCCGTGTGCGCCTACTATAAAAAGCATTTTGGGCTCGAATACGCGGCCAATGATGTGCTCGTCGGCGCCGGCGCCAAGCCGGTGCTTTACTGCGCGCTGGCGGCGATCCTCGACGACGGCGACGAAGTCGTCGTTCCCGCTCCCGCCTGGGTCAGCTATGTCGAGCAAATCCGCCTCTGCGGCGGCAAAGAGGTTCTCGTCGAGTGCGGCGACACCGGCAACGTGCCGACGCTGGAACGTCTGAAGGCCGCGATCACGCCGAAGACGAAGTGCATCCTCCTCAACAGCCCCAACAATCCCACCGGCGCCGTTTACAACGCGGAGACGATGAAGGGCATCGCCCAGCTGGCGCTCGATCACGACCTGATCATCATCAACGACGAAATTTACGAGCGTCTCGTCTACGGCGACGCCAAGTTCAGCGAGATCGTCGCGCTGTGCCCGGCCGTCAAGGACAGGACGATCATCGTCAACGGCGTCAGCAAGGCGTTCGCCATGACAGGATGGAGAATCGGCTACGCGCTCGGCCCTTCGAAATACATCAAGGCCATGGGGAGCATCCAGGGACATCTGACCTCCAACGCCTGCTCCATCGCCCAGTACGCCGCGCTCGGCGGCCTGAAGGACGCCGACGACGTGGACGTCGAGGTGATGAGAAAGGCTTTCAGCGCCCGGCGCGAGCTGGTCTTTTCGCTGCTCGACAAGATCCCCGGCATCTCGTACACGCGTCCCGACGGAGCGTTTTACGTGCTGATCGATCTCAAAGGGCTTCTCGGCAAAACTCATAACGGCGTGGCGCTGGCCGACGACGCCGCGTTCTGCTCCGACCTGCTCAAGAGCAAATACGTGGCGGTGACGCCGGGCAGCGCCTTCTTCGCCGACGGCACGATGCGCATCGCTTACGCCAACTCGGAGGACGATATCCGCGAAGGTCTGCGCCGCTTCGCCGAGTACGTGGCCGAGATCAAATAG